The sequence below is a genomic window from Entelurus aequoreus isolate RoL-2023_Sb linkage group LG15, RoL_Eaeq_v1.1, whole genome shotgun sequence.
ATTGAGAGCAAGCTGtgtaaaccatccatccattttctaccgcttatcccttttggggtcgcgaggggcgctggagcctatctcagctacaatcgggcggaaggcggggtacaccctggacaagtcgccacctcatcgcagggccaacacagatagacagacaacattcacactcacattcacacactagggccaacgtagtgttgccaatcaacctatccccaggtgcatgtctttggaggtgggaggaagccggagtacccggagagaacccacgcagtcacggggagaacatgcaaactccacacagaaagatcccgagcccgggattgaacccacgactactcaggacctttgtattgtaaaCCATGTGGAGCAATTATTGTCACAAGCTTGAATCGACATTTTTAGGCAAGTTATCCTGACAAGAGAAGGAAAGTGACAATCTGTTATTTTTAATGTCTGCTGCTATTTTCATTACTAAGAAAGAGAGTTGCTAACTTTAAACAAACAAGGTTTACATCAGACAGAACACATGGTCTGAACAACTTACCTGGACCACTCAGCATAGCCTTGATAGTCCCGGATGTCAGAGCGTGTTCTCTTTTCACAATGAACTCATGGCCATCTGAAGAAATCAACTTCACATACATGGCTTCAGGTCCTTCACAGCCGCCATAGGTCCTTTCTTCACCATCTGTTACACAAGGTAATGGTCACACTGTGCTGCCACACGTTGtcagtaataaaaaaaacttgattACTCACCCATTTTGATGCAGTTGTTCTGTTCCTAATTAAAAATACAACCATCAGAGACTAGTATACATTCTCAAGTTAGCAGTACTGGATAATAATTCAGCTGTGTAAATTAGAATGGTGGTGACCGCGCTGAGATGCTCATTCCGTTAAATAGGCCCTTTAAATGAATTCATAATCAGTGCTTCACACTAACCCAACCAGACGTAAGGGAGGTAACGAAACGGCATGTATTACATTTGTTagcttaaataattacttaaaactAACCCACGCGGGGACATGTgtctaaaaacacacaaaataatcaCGCAGTTCGAGTTATCTGGCTCGTGCtactgctagcaagctaacgtcgCGTTTCCTGTCCTTTAATATAACGTTTGAAAATTAGTATTCAAAGCACAGACGACAAAATATTCATTATGCACACAAATTACCCCAAAAAAATAAGGAAAAGCGTAGGGATCGTTCTTACCACTCGTCTGAAGACCGTGGAGCGGGTACAGTGCTTTAACTTCAAGAACCGGAAGTAATATTCTGACGCTGTACGACTGCTGAAATGTTCCGTAGTGCTCCAGTATACAAGCAATGGCATTAGTTCCTACTCATAGTGAACGAAGAAAATAAACACATCATCTagaattcaataataataattagcaacATAACATAACTACCCATTGTACTTGTATACCTGAAACATTAGGGATATGTGGCATTGGTTATATATTCATTTGTTCGCGATTGCATGCACAAAATAACATTAAACTCACAGCAATGCAGCAGCTTACCTCACGTGCTAAACAGGAAAAGTGTTTCTTGTTGAGTTTATGTCATTACCTGTTTGGTTCCCCCGGTAAATACAACCATGGTATTGCGACTATTTGACGTCATCATTACGCGTACTCTTTGATTGGATGTGTTGGGAATCGTCAGTATTTTTCAATTATTTATCGAGTAACCGCTTGTAAAAGACACATATCTCTAGttagtttttgttttatatttttattttttgtgctgCTTATCTATTTTATTTCGTTGCagttaagctaaaaaaaaaagaagtctgcACCGCACTTCCTGTCCTGCAGGGGACGTCTGTATTGAAGCTTTGAGCACAGGCCtctgtggattgattgattgattgagacttttattagtaggttgcacagtgaagtacatattccgtacaattgaccactaaatggtaacacccgaataagtttttcaacttgtttaagtcggggtccaaagtGGAAGTGTGCTGTGGCTATGATGGTGCACAGCAGGTGCTCATGCATTTAATATGCCATTTTGCAGGATAATACATTGAATATAGAATGTGTGGGTTATCATGCGTGCATTCTTTTTTTAGTCACCGTTTC
It includes:
- the LOC133629938 gene encoding elongin-C isoform X1, which codes for MPLLVYWSTTEHFSSRTASEYYFRFLKLKHCTRSTVFRRVEQNNCIKMDGEERTYGGCEGPEAMYVKLISSDGHEFIVKREHALTSGTIKAMLSGPGQFAENETNEVNFREIPSHVLSKVCMYFTYKVRYTNSSTEIPEFPIAPEIALELLMAANFLDC
- the LOC133629938 gene encoding elongin-C isoform X2, which codes for MMTSNSRNTMVVFTGGTKQEQNNCIKMDGEERTYGGCEGPEAMYVKLISSDGHEFIVKREHALTSGTIKAMLSGPGQFAENETNEVNFREIPSHVLSKVCMYFTYKVRYTNSSTEIPEFPIAPEIALELLMAANFLDC